The Maridesulfovibrio zosterae DSM 11974 genome contains a region encoding:
- the tilS gene encoding tRNA lysidine(34) synthetase TilS gives MCTESLPASIQELGPKEARLCLEIEKFGNLKSGTNFAKMSMLVGVSGGIDSTALLIIATLLARKSGGRVFCAHVDHGLRKESTTDRKFVENLCKRLGIPCESHKANIASYAKINSMGLEEAGRIVRYDFFKQCLKKFDADLLLLAHHVDDLSEDVIMRLLRGAGWPALGGMDAYDPARKLLRPLLSTRKNKLESFLRSINCSWCEDQSNLSDQYTRNRVRNNLIPLLLEENPNLGAGLLRLKQQADLDADFWRDQLANFFEYVENTSDGSFFVPCSILNKSHKALRVRIYKQLLDLLGSGHALSDSILQLDQGFLSQKSGSTYQFPGNKVVKISKKGLLFKVIKTIDRESGKV, from the coding sequence ATGTGTACAGAGTCACTTCCAGCTTCAATTCAGGAACTCGGGCCTAAAGAAGCCCGGCTTTGTCTTGAAATAGAAAAATTCGGGAATCTAAAATCTGGTACAAATTTTGCCAAAATGTCAATGCTTGTGGGAGTTTCCGGTGGTATTGACTCAACCGCTTTATTGATAATAGCAACCCTGCTCGCTCGTAAATCCGGTGGCAGGGTTTTTTGTGCTCATGTTGACCACGGTCTACGCAAAGAATCAACTACAGACAGGAAGTTTGTTGAAAATCTTTGCAAAAGGCTGGGGATTCCCTGTGAATCTCATAAGGCGAATATAGCAAGCTATGCTAAAATAAATTCGATGGGACTTGAAGAAGCCGGTCGCATTGTGCGCTATGATTTCTTCAAGCAATGCTTAAAGAAATTTGATGCTGACCTTTTACTTCTTGCACACCATGTTGATGATCTTAGTGAAGATGTAATCATGAGACTGTTACGCGGTGCAGGCTGGCCGGCTCTTGGCGGTATGGATGCTTATGATCCAGCGCGCAAATTATTGCGTCCTCTTCTTTCAACACGAAAGAATAAACTTGAGAGCTTCCTGAGATCTATTAATTGTTCGTGGTGTGAAGACCAATCAAATTTATCAGATCAATATACACGCAATCGGGTACGCAATAATCTTATTCCATTACTGCTTGAAGAGAATCCCAATTTAGGGGCTGGACTGTTACGGCTCAAGCAGCAGGCTGATCTGGATGCTGATTTCTGGAGAGATCAACTCGCTAATTTTTTTGAGTACGTAGAGAACACTTCTGACGGTTCTTTTTTTGTCCCTTGTTCTATTTTGAACAAATCACATAAAGCGTTAAGAGTCCGTATTTACAAACAGTTGTTGGATTTACTTGGATCAGGACATGCTTTATCAGACTCAATTTTACAGCTTGATCAAGGTTTCTTAAGCCAAAAGTCGGGTTCAACCTACCAATTTCCTGGAAATAAGGTCGTTAAGATTTCAAAAAAAGGACTCTTATTCAAAGTAATAAAGACCATTGACAGGGAAAGCGGCAAGGTTTAG
- a CDS encoding adenylate kinase: MNILIFGPNGSGKGTQGALAKKKFNLDHIESGAIFRKHIGGGTELGMKAKEYIDKGELVPDDITIPMVLDVLQSSDENGWLLDGFPRSIVQAQKLWEALEKDGVKLDYVIEILLPREVAKNRIMGRRLCENDPNHPNNKFIDAIKPDGDKCRVCGGALTERADDQDAEAINKRHDIYYDDKTGTVAAAYFYKDLAPKAGFKYIELNGEGSIDSIKETLMAQLV; the protein is encoded by the coding sequence ATGAATATTCTTATTTTTGGACCTAACGGTAGTGGTAAAGGAACTCAGGGCGCTCTTGCTAAGAAAAAATTCAACCTCGATCATATTGAATCCGGTGCTATTTTCCGTAAGCACATCGGTGGTGGTACCGAGCTCGGAATGAAAGCTAAAGAATACATCGACAAGGGTGAACTCGTTCCTGACGATATCACTATTCCTATGGTTCTTGACGTTCTCCAGTCTTCCGATGAAAACGGCTGGCTGCTTGACGGTTTCCCACGTTCTATCGTTCAGGCTCAGAAACTTTGGGAAGCTCTTGAAAAAGACGGCGTAAAACTTGATTACGTTATCGAAATTCTTCTTCCTCGCGAAGTTGCTAAAAACCGTATTATGGGTCGCCGCCTCTGTGAAAACGATCCTAACCATCCAAACAACAAATTCATCGACGCTATCAAACCTGATGGAGACAAATGTCGCGTATGTGGCGGAGCTCTCACCGAGCGTGCAGATGATCAGGATGCAGAAGCAATCAACAAACGTCATGACATCTACTACGATGACAAGACCGGTACTGTTGCAGCAGCATATTTTTATAAAGATCTCGCTCCTAAAGCTGGTTTTAAATATATCGAACTCAATGGTGAAGGTTCTATTGATTCCATCAAAGAAACCCTCATGGCTCAGCTCGTTTAG
- a CDS encoding potassium channel family protein: MKSKTIFSTMLSLRRTFGMFWGLIAGFIYMLLVFIGGIIGYMWIEGWNFLNSFYMVVITLSTVGFMEVLPLSNNGRILTSLLILGGVGGFAYLIGAFSQLLVEGRLQAILGRRRMQKTIGKLRNHIIVCGYGRIGEIVTKEIIDEGWEVVVIENNRELVESMEAAGISCVEGDATNDDVLKLAGLGNAKTLITSLSDEAANVYVTLIARQSNAKLNIIARGNNHISISRLEFAGANRVVLPHTIGGLRMAQSVLRPTVTNFIDIAMRGKLDLQMEELFITADSELVGKDLIESKIRPRFNLIIIAIRKGSGEMVFNPGPNEVIEAGDTLLTVGKLSDLSDINKIL; encoded by the coding sequence ATGAAATCCAAAACCATATTTTCAACAATGCTCAGCCTCAGAAGAACTTTCGGTATGTTCTGGGGGCTGATTGCCGGTTTTATTTATATGCTGCTGGTCTTTATCGGTGGTATTATCGGATATATGTGGATTGAGGGGTGGAATTTTTTAAACAGTTTCTACATGGTAGTGATTACCCTCTCTACCGTTGGATTTATGGAGGTTTTACCATTATCAAACAATGGCCGGATTTTGACCTCTTTGCTAATCCTTGGTGGAGTTGGTGGTTTTGCATATTTGATTGGTGCTTTTTCCCAGTTGCTGGTGGAAGGGCGGTTGCAGGCAATTCTTGGGAGACGCAGAATGCAAAAAACAATCGGAAAACTTAGAAATCATATTATTGTATGTGGTTACGGGCGAATCGGTGAGATTGTAACCAAAGAGATTATAGACGAAGGGTGGGAGGTTGTTGTCATTGAAAACAACCGTGAGCTGGTCGAGAGTATGGAAGCTGCCGGAATTTCATGTGTAGAAGGAGATGCCACTAATGATGATGTTTTGAAGCTTGCCGGACTTGGTAATGCTAAAACACTTATTACCTCTCTTTCAGATGAAGCTGCCAATGTCTATGTGACGCTTATTGCTCGTCAGTCAAATGCAAAGCTGAATATTATCGCCCGTGGTAATAACCACATCAGTATTTCCCGCTTAGAATTTGCCGGGGCTAACCGGGTTGTACTTCCCCACACTATTGGGGGGCTGCGTATGGCTCAGTCGGTACTTAGGCCTACTGTGACTAACTTTATTGATATTGCTATGCGCGGCAAGCTTGATTTGCAGATGGAAGAGCTTTTTATAACGGCCGATTCTGAACTGGTGGGGAAAGATCTCATTGAATCTAAAATAAGACCTCGTTTTAACTTAATTATTATTGCCATTCGTAAAGGTTCAGGCGAAATGGTTTTTAATCCCGGTCCCAATGAAGTTATTGAAGCTGGTGATACATTGCTGACTGTAGGAAAACTTAGCGACCTTTCAGATATCAACAAAATACTTTAA
- the uvrB gene encoding excinuclease ABC subunit UvrB produces MSAKFELVSDYTLKGDQPEAVRQLVENLQQGVQDQVLLGATGTGKTFAMANVIQELNRPTLVMAPNKTLAAQLFNEFKALFPHNAVEYFVSYYDYYQPEAYLPHSDTYIEKDSSINDDIDKLRHSATHALLTRRDVLIVASVSCIYGLGSPEFYARMIIPVEEGQEMSMEKLMDRLIEVQYERNDYDFHRGTFRVRGDVIEIIPAYSREQALRIEFFGDEIDSILETDPLTGEVTGRRRKTVIYPASHFVSDKDNLERAREDIREELTDTLIKYKKDNKLLEAQRIEQRTMYDLEMIEEIGYCNGIENYSRHLDGRKEGDPPATLIHYFPDDFLLFMDESHIAVPQVGAMYNGDRSRKTTLVNFGFRLPSALDNRPLCFDEFLDIIGQTVYVSATPGPWEMERAQGLVVEQIIRPTGLLDPIVEVRPVKGQMDDLLAECKEREKKGERVLITTLTKRMSEDLTEYFNQMGVEAKYLHSDIDTMERMAIIQSLRAGEFTALVGINLLREGLDIPEVSLVAILDADKEGFLRSTRSLIQTFGRAARNSEGRVFLYADNITRSMRTAMDETSRRREKQNGYNEQHGIIPKTISKSLDNMLGTLYSDTWSGSELKIAAEEAAQYGLDPAKMEKQARKMEKEMRKYAAELEFEKAAELRDKIQVLRNKIISLG; encoded by the coding sequence ATGTCAGCTAAATTTGAACTCGTCAGCGACTACACTTTAAAAGGTGACCAGCCGGAAGCTGTGAGGCAACTGGTGGAAAATTTACAACAAGGTGTGCAGGATCAGGTTTTACTCGGTGCAACTGGTACAGGTAAAACTTTTGCAATGGCCAATGTTATTCAAGAATTAAATCGTCCGACACTGGTAATGGCGCCGAACAAGACTTTAGCTGCTCAGCTTTTCAATGAATTCAAGGCATTGTTCCCTCATAATGCAGTTGAATATTTTGTCAGTTATTATGATTATTACCAGCCGGAAGCGTATCTGCCGCATTCCGATACATATATTGAAAAAGATTCATCAATCAATGATGATATAGATAAACTTAGACACTCGGCAACGCACGCTCTTTTAACCAGACGCGATGTACTTATTGTTGCTTCTGTTTCCTGTATTTACGGTTTGGGTTCGCCTGAGTTTTATGCGCGCATGATTATTCCGGTTGAGGAAGGTCAGGAAATGTCCATGGAAAAACTCATGGATAGGCTTATAGAAGTTCAATATGAGCGCAATGACTATGATTTTCATCGTGGAACTTTTCGGGTACGCGGGGATGTTATAGAGATTATTCCTGCATATAGTCGTGAACAGGCTCTCAGGATTGAATTTTTCGGAGATGAGATAGACTCGATCTTAGAAACTGATCCATTAACAGGTGAAGTTACCGGGCGCAGACGTAAAACCGTTATTTATCCTGCCAGCCACTTTGTTTCTGACAAGGACAATCTCGAAAGGGCACGTGAAGACATCCGTGAAGAGTTGACCGATACACTGATTAAATACAAGAAAGACAACAAGTTACTTGAGGCACAGCGCATTGAACAGCGCACAATGTATGACCTCGAAATGATTGAAGAGATTGGGTATTGTAACGGTATTGAAAACTATTCCCGTCACCTTGATGGACGTAAAGAAGGTGATCCTCCAGCAACACTGATTCATTATTTTCCAGATGATTTTTTACTTTTTATGGATGAATCACACATAGCTGTTCCTCAGGTTGGCGCTATGTATAATGGTGACCGCTCACGCAAAACAACTCTGGTTAATTTCGGTTTCAGGTTGCCTTCTGCTCTTGATAACAGACCGTTATGCTTTGATGAATTTTTAGATATAATAGGGCAGACTGTTTATGTCTCAGCAACTCCTGGACCGTGGGAAATGGAGCGGGCACAAGGGTTGGTTGTTGAGCAGATTATCCGTCCAACCGGCCTTCTTGATCCTATTGTTGAAGTGCGTCCAGTCAAAGGACAGATGGATGATTTACTTGCTGAGTGCAAAGAGCGTGAGAAAAAGGGTGAGCGAGTTTTAATCACAACACTTACCAAACGTATGTCCGAAGATCTGACTGAATATTTTAATCAGATGGGTGTTGAAGCAAAATATCTGCATTCTGATATCGATACCATGGAACGAATGGCGATCATTCAATCATTACGTGCCGGCGAGTTTACAGCTTTGGTAGGGATTAACCTTTTGCGGGAAGGTCTTGATATTCCAGAAGTTTCTCTTGTCGCGATTTTAGATGCGGACAAAGAAGGTTTTTTGAGATCAACCCGATCACTCATTCAGACTTTTGGTCGTGCTGCACGAAATTCAGAAGGTCGTGTTTTCCTCTATGCGGATAATATTACCAGATCTATGCGCACTGCAATGGATGAAACATCAAGACGTCGTGAAAAACAGAATGGGTACAACGAACAGCATGGAATCATTCCGAAAACTATCAGTAAATCACTGGATAATATGCTTGGAACACTGTACTCTGATACGTGGTCAGGGAGTGAACTTAAGATAGCTGCCGAGGAAGCTGCCCAGTATGGTCTTGATCCCGCAAAAATGGAAAAGCAGGCCCGTAAAATGGAAAAAGAAATGCGCAAATATGCTGCTGAACTTGAATTTGAGAAGGCAGCTGAACTTCGAGATAAAATTCAAGTTTTACGTAATAAAATAATAAGTCTCGGCTAG
- the aat gene encoding leucyl/phenylalanyl-tRNA--protein transferase produces the protein MVVYRLIEDPIFPDPDEAEPDGLLAVGGDLSPERLLSAYASGIFPWYDENSPILWWSLDPRLVMSFDKLHVSRRVKRKIRNKKYRVTFDTDFEQVIRNCAMKFRPGQAGTWIVPEMIDAYVKLHKLGFAHSVEVWNESGKLSGGLYGISLGKVFSGESMFFIEPDASKVGFSYLVQYLKNREFHFIDCQQPTGHLKSLGAEEMSRELFLEKLDEALNYSALRGVWQFMPGEYEQITNLLGCS, from the coding sequence ATGGTTGTTTATAGATTAATAGAAGATCCTATTTTCCCGGATCCAGATGAAGCAGAGCCTGATGGACTGCTTGCTGTTGGTGGAGATTTAAGCCCTGAAAGGTTACTTTCGGCATACGCTTCAGGAATATTTCCATGGTATGACGAGAACTCGCCAATTTTGTGGTGGTCACTTGATCCTAGATTGGTGATGTCTTTTGATAAACTTCATGTGTCACGCCGTGTTAAGCGTAAAATACGTAATAAAAAATATAGAGTGACTTTTGATACTGACTTTGAACAAGTCATCAGGAACTGTGCTATGAAATTCAGGCCGGGACAAGCCGGTACATGGATTGTTCCTGAAATGATTGATGCCTATGTAAAATTACATAAGCTTGGTTTTGCTCATAGCGTCGAGGTCTGGAATGAATCAGGGAAGCTCTCTGGAGGACTTTATGGAATTTCTCTGGGGAAGGTTTTTTCTGGAGAGTCCATGTTTTTTATTGAACCTGATGCATCAAAAGTAGGTTTTTCATACCTTGTACAATATTTAAAAAATCGTGAATTTCATTTTATCGACTGCCAGCAGCCTACTGGCCATCTAAAATCTTTAGGGGCAGAAGAAATGTCACGGGAACTATTTCTTGAAAAGCTTGATGAAGCTTTAAATTATTCAGCCTTGCGCGGAGTTTGGCAATTCATGCCCGGAGAGTATGAGCAGATCACAAATTTGCTAGGTTGCAGTTAA
- the clpA gene encoding ATP-dependent Clp protease ATP-binding subunit ClpA — protein MLSKALEQALTSAVNEVRLRNHEFLTLEHLLYAIVQEEVGADILSGCGAELVKLRSQLERFFDENLEPLPSGVDTEVIQTMGVRRVLQRAIWQKKAAGKDVVEIGDVVAAMFEEEDSYAVYFLKTHDISRLDILEYISHAMSENDWSEGLDISPNPKTGTSVPGGPGPAGQPGETKDGKPSPLEEFTTNLTQKARDGRIDPLIGRDIEIERTLQVLSRRRKNNPIFVGDPGVGKTAMAEGLARAIAKGNVPSVFENTDVFALDMGALLAGTKYRGDFESRLKGVLAQLKHHKNAVLFVDEIHTIVGAGAVSGGSMDASNILKPFLASGEVRCIGATTYEEYKNHFEKDRALSRRFQKIDLSEPSVDETIEILKGLKPYYEEHHHVVYSPSAIKAAAELSARHINERFLPDKAIDVIDEAGAFYGLSQRKRKGDRILVSDVEKVISKMARIPTRRITMSDRTRLQELDVNLKSVVFGQDKAVDTITKAILRSRAGMKQVGRPTGSFLLTGPTGVGKTELARQLASTMGVHFIRFDMSEYMEKHAVARLIGAPPGYVGFDQGGLLTEGVRKNPHCIILFDEIEKAHPDVFNILLQVMDYATLTDNNGRKADFRHTVLLMTSNAGAREMTKGGIGFGSSVKGGDNKDRGIKAVEKIFSPEFRNRLDAIVPFNSLEIDIMELIVEKFIKELNNQLLDNKVTIEIDKKSKRWLAEKGHDPAYGARPMARLIQTSIKDEIADEILFGKLVKGGTVNVSTKKDKDEDVLSFKFKH, from the coding sequence ATGCTGAGTAAAGCATTAGAACAAGCACTGACTTCTGCGGTTAACGAAGTCAGGCTCAGAAATCACGAGTTTCTAACTCTTGAGCATTTACTTTACGCAATCGTTCAGGAAGAAGTTGGTGCAGATATTCTTTCCGGATGCGGTGCTGAACTGGTGAAGCTCAGAAGTCAGCTTGAACGTTTTTTTGACGAAAACCTTGAACCTCTCCCCAGTGGTGTTGATACAGAAGTTATCCAGACTATGGGGGTAAGACGTGTCCTGCAGAGAGCTATCTGGCAGAAGAAAGCCGCAGGAAAAGACGTTGTTGAGATCGGTGATGTAGTCGCTGCAATGTTTGAAGAAGAAGACTCGTACGCAGTCTATTTTCTTAAGACACATGATATTTCACGTCTTGATATTTTAGAATATATTTCACATGCAATGAGCGAGAATGATTGGTCTGAAGGTCTTGATATCAGTCCTAATCCTAAAACCGGAACCTCTGTTCCCGGTGGTCCCGGCCCAGCAGGACAACCTGGCGAGACAAAGGACGGTAAGCCGTCTCCCCTAGAAGAGTTTACTACCAATCTTACACAAAAAGCGCGTGATGGAAGGATTGATCCACTCATCGGGCGTGATATTGAAATAGAACGAACCCTACAGGTGCTTTCCCGCAGACGCAAAAATAATCCTATTTTTGTAGGAGATCCCGGTGTGGGTAAAACAGCTATGGCTGAAGGACTAGCACGTGCCATTGCAAAAGGAAATGTCCCATCTGTATTTGAAAATACAGATGTTTTTGCACTTGATATGGGCGCTCTTTTAGCAGGAACTAAATATCGCGGTGATTTTGAATCACGTCTTAAAGGAGTTTTAGCCCAGCTTAAGCATCATAAAAATGCGGTGCTTTTTGTTGATGAAATTCATACTATCGTCGGAGCCGGAGCTGTAAGCGGCGGTTCAATGGATGCATCGAATATCCTCAAGCCTTTTCTGGCATCAGGAGAAGTTCGCTGCATAGGCGCAACAACTTATGAAGAGTATAAGAATCATTTTGAAAAGGATCGTGCTCTTTCCCGTAGATTTCAAAAAATAGATCTTTCAGAACCATCTGTAGATGAAACTATTGAGATTCTTAAGGGACTTAAGCCGTACTATGAAGAACATCATCATGTGGTTTATTCTCCTTCAGCAATAAAAGCTGCTGCGGAACTTTCAGCCAGGCATATCAATGAACGTTTTCTGCCGGACAAGGCTATTGACGTAATCGATGAAGCCGGTGCTTTTTACGGACTCAGTCAGCGAAAACGTAAGGGAGATCGTATTCTGGTAAGTGATGTGGAAAAAGTCATTTCTAAAATGGCCCGTATTCCTACACGCCGAATTACGATGTCAGACCGTACCCGTCTTCAGGAACTTGATGTAAATCTTAAGTCTGTTGTTTTCGGACAGGATAAGGCTGTCGATACAATTACGAAAGCGATATTGCGTTCCAGAGCGGGAATGAAGCAGGTCGGGCGTCCTACCGGATCATTTTTGCTTACAGGACCTACTGGTGTTGGTAAAACAGAACTTGCGCGTCAGCTTGCTTCGACAATGGGTGTCCATTTTATTCGTTTTGATATGAGTGAATATATGGAGAAACATGCAGTTGCCCGTTTGATAGGAGCGCCTCCCGGATATGTCGGGTTTGATCAGGGCGGATTGCTGACCGAAGGTGTCCGCAAGAACCCTCATTGTATTATTCTTTTTGATGAAATAGAGAAAGCTCATCCTGATGTATTTAATATACTGCTTCAGGTAATGGACTACGCTACGCTCACCGATAACAATGGCCGTAAAGCTGATTTTCGCCACACTGTGCTGCTCATGACCTCCAATGCCGGTGCACGTGAGATGACTAAGGGGGGAATAGGTTTTGGTTCCAGCGTTAAGGGCGGTGATAATAAAGATCGAGGAATAAAGGCTGTTGAAAAGATTTTCAGTCCTGAGTTCCGTAACAGACTTGATGCAATCGTACCTTTTAATTCACTTGAAATAGATATCATGGAACTGATTGTTGAAAAATTTATTAAAGAGCTCAACAACCAACTCCTTGATAATAAAGTGACTATCGAGATAGATAAGAAATCAAAAAGATGGCTGGCTGAAAAAGGACATGATCCTGCTTATGGAGCTCGTCCGATGGCTAGGCTCATTCAGACATCTATTAAAGATGAAATTGCAGATGAAATATTGTTTGGAAAGCTTGTTAAAGGTGGTACTGTCAATGTTTCTACTAAAAAAGATAAAGATGAAGATGTATTGAGTTTTAAATTCAAGCACTAA
- the clpS gene encoding ATP-dependent Clp protease adapter ClpS produces MPEYIEEFESDVLFKDELKEPRKYRVLLHNDDYTSMEFVIAILMQVFRKTEEESTEIMLKVHNDGVGVCGVYTAEVAETRVEMVRQLAQQAGFPLKCTIEEV; encoded by the coding sequence ATGCCCGAATATATAGAAGAATTTGAATCAGATGTACTGTTTAAAGATGAACTCAAGGAGCCTCGCAAATATCGGGTGCTGCTGCACAATGATGACTACACATCCATGGAATTCGTGATAGCCATACTTATGCAGGTTTTCAGAAAAACAGAAGAGGAATCCACAGAAATCATGCTCAAAGTTCATAATGATGGAGTAGGGGTTTGTGGAGTTTATACAGCAGAAGTTGCTGAAACACGCGTTGAAATGGTCAGACAGCTTGCACAGCAGGCAGGCTTTCCGCTGAAATGCACAATCGAAGAGGTCTAG
- a CDS encoding class IV adenylate cyclase, with protein MALEIELKFVNADIELARKIMEEKGGNKITRHYERNIVLDDPGRTLYKRSALLRVRQADKITMTVKRIPAEIDESKAKVYVEHETEVSSFDETVSALQVLGYAPVFSYEKIREEWEFAHCHVCLDLLPFGPFIEIEGSEADILSCAGILGLDESTSSKKTYHELNRSYRAERGLPQDENFIFSAEEVKGLL; from the coding sequence ATGGCACTGGAAATAGAATTGAAATTTGTAAATGCGGATATAGAATTAGCCCGTAAGATTATGGAAGAGAAGGGCGGTAATAAGATTACCCGCCATTATGAGCGAAATATTGTACTGGATGATCCAGGACGTACTCTATACAAGCGTTCAGCATTATTGCGGGTTAGACAGGCTGACAAAATTACCATGACTGTTAAACGAATTCCTGCCGAAATAGATGAGAGCAAAGCAAAAGTTTACGTTGAGCATGAAACGGAAGTCTCCAGCTTTGATGAGACCGTATCTGCATTGCAGGTTTTAGGCTATGCACCTGTTTTCAGCTACGAGAAAATAAGGGAAGAATGGGAATTTGCTCATTGCCATGTATGTCTTGATTTACTCCCATTCGGACCATTTATAGAAATAGAGGGCAGTGAAGCTGATATATTGTCCTGTGCAGGAATTTTAGGACTTGACGAATCTACCTCAAGTAAAAAAACATATCATGAACTTAACCGGTCTTATCGCGCTGAAAGAGGATTGCCTCAGGATGAAAATTTCATATTTTCAGCAGAAGAAGTTAAAGGATTACTTTAA
- the crcB gene encoding fluoride efflux transporter CrcB: MQKYFYIAAGGAAGTLSRYLLSGVAQKMFNTSFPAGTCAVNLIGCLLFGLVTGIFENRLGLPPHMRLMILTGFMGAFTTFSTYMFETTTLIKSSQWPLAALNVGGQTALGVMCIVGGLALGRLIVS, translated from the coding sequence ATGCAAAAATATTTTTATATAGCAGCAGGCGGAGCTGCAGGGACTTTAAGCCGATATCTTCTCTCAGGCGTAGCCCAAAAAATGTTTAATACATCTTTTCCAGCCGGCACTTGTGCAGTAAATCTGATTGGCTGTCTTCTTTTTGGTCTAGTTACCGGTATATTTGAAAATAGATTAGGCTTGCCTCCCCATATGCGACTTATGATTCTGACTGGATTTATGGGAGCGTTTACTACATTTTCGACTTATATGTTTGAAACAACTACACTCATCAAATCAAGTCAATGGCCTCTTGCCGCCCTGAATGTCGGAGGACAGACAGCTCTCGGCGTTATGTGTATTGTTGGCGGTCTTGCCCTTGGAAGATTAATAGTTTCTTGA
- a CDS encoding DUF190 domain-containing protein: protein MTLSEKAIRLKIFTGEENRIKHRPLYEVIVEEARKLGIVGASVYRGVMGYGENSQVRTTSILRLSEDLPLIIEIVDTAERIEPLKKFLNDNMTEGLITEDEVKIIFHKHNQGKKI, encoded by the coding sequence ATGACTCTATCGGAAAAAGCTATAAGGCTCAAAATTTTCACAGGTGAAGAAAATCGTATTAAGCACCGCCCCTTGTACGAAGTAATTGTAGAAGAAGCTCGCAAATTAGGAATTGTGGGGGCATCTGTTTATAGAGGTGTTATGGGATATGGTGAAAACAGCCAAGTACGCACAACATCAATACTACGCCTTTCCGAAGACCTTCCTTTAATAATTGAAATTGTAGACACTGCTGAAAGAATTGAGCCATTAAAAAAATTCCTGAATGATAACATGACTGAAGGTCTTATTACTGAAGATGAAGTAAAAATTATTTTTCATAAACATAATCAAGGCAAAAAAATTTAA
- a CDS encoding chemotaxis-specific protein-glutamate methyltransferase CheB: MNNKTKVLIVDDSALVRQTLQQLFNTDPAIEVVGSAGDPFAAAEIMKTVVPDVITLDIEMPKMDGLTFLRKLMSQHPIPVVICSTLTAKGSESYMRALEYGAIEIITKPKIGTRQFFEESSIRVCDVIKAAALARPKKLSARPLNVQPKLSADAMLPKARPRSTSLQTTEKVVLVGASTGGTEAIQSFLQRMPRDCPGIAIVQHMPEQFTAAFAARLNTICQIMVKEASDGDSILRGQALIAPGNKHMLVKRSGARYYVEIKDGPLVSRHRPSVDVLFRSGASSAGKNAVAVIMTGMGDDGAKGMKEMRESGTYTIAQDEASCVVFGMPQEAIKAGGVDKVTSLNNIPNEVISRCNS; encoded by the coding sequence ATAAATAATAAAACAAAGGTTCTGATTGTTGATGATTCTGCTCTTGTAAGACAGACTTTACAACAATTGTTTAATACTGACCCTGCAATTGAAGTTGTTGGAAGCGCAGGAGATCCATTTGCTGCTGCTGAGATAATGAAAACTGTTGTTCCAGATGTTATTACGCTTGATATTGAAATGCCGAAAATGGACGGACTTACTTTCCTACGTAAGCTTATGAGTCAGCATCCTATTCCTGTGGTTATTTGCTCAACATTAACTGCTAAAGGATCTGAAAGTTATATGCGTGCGCTTGAATATGGCGCGATTGAAATTATAACTAAACCTAAAATAGGAACCAGGCAATTTTTTGAAGAATCCAGCATACGTGTTTGTGATGTAATAAAAGCCGCAGCCCTCGCAAGACCAAAAAAACTTTCTGCACGGCCACTTAATGTCCAGCCGAAGTTGAGTGCTGATGCTATGCTGCCAAAGGCCCGCCCACGTTCAACCAGCTTACAGACAACGGAGAAAGTAGTTCTTGTAGGAGCTTCAACTGGTGGAACAGAAGCTATTCAAAGTTTTCTGCAAAGAATGCCGCGTGACTGTCCAGGTATTGCAATCGTTCAACATATGCCTGAACAATTTACAGCAGCATTTGCTGCACGATTAAATACTATTTGCCAGATTATGGTAAAAGAAGCTTCGGATGGAGACAGTATCTTGAGGGGACAGGCTCTGATTGCACCGGGTAACAAGCACATGCTCGTTAAACGATCAGGCGCTCGGTATTATGTTGAAATAAAAGATGGACCTTTAGTCAGTCGTCACAGACCTTCAGTTGATGTCCTTTTCCGATCAGGAGCATCCAGTGCAGGTAAAAATGCTGTTGCTGTTATTATGACTGGAATGGGAGATGATGGAGCTAAGGGTATGAAAGAGATGCGTGAATCTGGAACTTACACCATTGCGCAGGATGAAGCTTCATGTGTTGTTTTTGGTATGCCGCAAGAGGCAATTAAAGCTGGTGGAGTTGATAAAGTAACTTCACTTAACAACATTCCTAATGAAGTAATTTCCCGTTGTAATAGCTAA